One genomic segment of Gottschalkia acidurici 9a includes these proteins:
- a CDS encoding radical SAM protein gives MIDDIMKLSDEELFSKAQGIGSGKVKIKASPAIITGECLTKPHCNHCKWDNTKEKNEQFSLKNSVEAVIERGQFLESVGINRVFTASGWMGYKIPEDYPNYIEALKTNTELEVFGLLGAIDKESLKRLKSSGMDGYLCGIESPNEEVYRKFRPGGDTLQDRLNTLYYSKELGLKIWSGFLVGFGEEEKDVIKGLNILKGLEPESLSILPFTPYPFTNMMGDNPANPLYWARTVAQAHVYMKKANIFSDMQSGFYGEYSLLTGANGSYEFPRQYK, from the coding sequence ATGATAGATGACATAATGAAATTATCAGATGAGGAGCTTTTCTCAAAAGCACAAGGGATAGGCTCTGGCAAAGTGAAAATTAAGGCAAGCCCTGCTATTATAACAGGAGAGTGTTTAACAAAGCCACACTGTAACCACTGTAAGTGGGATAATACAAAAGAAAAAAACGAGCAATTTTCGCTAAAAAATTCTGTAGAGGCCGTAATAGAAAGAGGACAGTTCTTAGAAAGTGTTGGAATAAATCGTGTATTCACAGCATCAGGGTGGATGGGATATAAGATACCAGAAGATTATCCAAACTATATTGAGGCATTAAAGACTAACACAGAATTAGAGGTCTTTGGACTATTAGGGGCTATAGATAAAGAAAGTTTGAAAAGACTTAAATCTTCAGGAATGGATGGATACTTATGTGGTATAGAGTCACCCAATGAAGAAGTTTACAGAAAATTCCGACCAGGTGGAGATACACTGCAAGATAGATTAAACACTCTATACTATTCTAAAGAACTGGGTCTGAAAATTTGGAGTGGATTTTTAGTTGGATTTGGAGAAGAAGAAAAAGACGTTATTAAAGGATTAAATATATTAAAAGGTTTAGAACCTGAATCTTTATCAATATTACCCTTTACTCCCTACCCATTTACAAACATGATGGGCGATAACCCAGCAAATCCCTTATATTGGGCAAGGACAGTTGCACAAGCTCATGTCTATATGAAGAAAGCAAATATATTTTCGGATATGCAATCTGGATTTTATGGTGAATATAGCTTATTAACAGGAGCAAATGGAAGTTATGAATTTCCAAGGCAATATAAATAA
- a CDS encoding class I SAM-dependent methyltransferase yields the protein MKNKFEKSIYKFDEMATNVFSEIYPVIARQAMERTSIREGICIDIGSGGGHLGIAISEITDMKVYLYDRSYDAKEIAEVKIKDKKIGERVKGIVGDVHTIPIEDNTIDLIVSRASYHSWESKVRAIKEIYRVLRYGGKAYIGGGYGSKQLEEKIEDKMIKRNAKGWIKGKKKKESEARKKKSKKL from the coding sequence ATGAAAAATAAATTTGAAAAAAGTATATATAAATTTGATGAAATGGCAACTAATGTTTTTAGTGAAATTTATCCGGTAATAGCTAGACAAGCTATGGAAAGAACTAGTATAAGAGAAGGTATATGTATCGATATAGGATCTGGAGGAGGACACTTAGGTATAGCAATATCAGAAATTACAGACATGAAAGTTTACTTGTACGACAGATCATATGATGCTAAAGAAATAGCTGAAGTGAAAATAAAGGATAAAAAAATAGGAGAAAGAGTAAAAGGTATTGTTGGTGATGTTCACACTATACCAATTGAGGATAATACAATAGATCTGATTGTAAGTAGAGCATCTTATCATTCTTGGGAAAGCAAAGTCAGGGCTATTAAAGAAATATATAGAGTACTAAGATATGGTGGAAAAGCCTATATAGGCGGAGGATATGGAAGTAAACAGCTTGAAGAAAAAATAGAAGATAAAATGATAAAGAGAAATGCTAAAGGGTGGATAAAAGGTAAAAAGAAAAAAGAATCAGAAGCAAGAAAAAAGAAATCGAAGAAGTTATAG
- a CDS encoding GTP-binding protein, with product MKIVTISGPPSSGKTAVAIKTIENLKREKLNIGVIKFDSLSTYDDVLYEKTGAKVKVGLSGNLCPDHFYISNIEDCVQWGLKENLDILISESAGLCNRCSPHIKDVLSICVIDNLSGVNTPKKIGPMLKLADIVVITKGDIVSQAEREVFAFRVKQANPKASIIFINGITGQGSYDLAVKLKEASEFESLQDKRLRFSMPSALCSYCVGETRIGDEYQTGNIRKMKI from the coding sequence ATGAAAATAGTTACAATTTCAGGACCTCCATCATCAGGTAAAACGGCAGTTGCCATTAAAACTATAGAAAATTTAAAGAGAGAAAAATTAAATATAGGAGTTATAAAGTTCGATAGCTTATCTACTTATGATGATGTGCTTTATGAAAAAACAGGAGCAAAAGTAAAAGTGGGTCTTTCAGGAAATCTCTGTCCAGATCACTTTTATATAAGTAATATAGAGGACTGTGTTCAGTGGGGATTGAAAGAAAACTTAGATATACTTATAAGTGAGAGTGCAGGACTTTGCAATAGATGTTCACCTCACATAAAAGATGTACTTTCAATATGCGTTATAGATAATTTATCGGGAGTAAATACCCCTAAGAAAATAGGACCTATGCTAAAACTAGCAGACATAGTAGTAATAACTAAGGGCGATATAGTTTCTCAAGCAGAAAGAGAGGTATTTGCATTTAGAGTTAAACAAGCTAATCCTAAAGCATCTATAATTTTTATAAATGGAATAACAGGACAGGGTTCTTATGACTTAGCAGTTAAATTAAAAGAAGCATCCGAGTTTGAAAGTCTTCAAGACAAGAGACTTAGATTTTCTATGCCATCTGCCTTATGCTCATACTGCGTAGGAGAAACTAGAATAGGAGACGAATACCAGACAGGAAACATAAGAAAAATGAAAATCTAG
- a CDS encoding ABC transporter substrate-binding protein: MKRFLSMFLAAIMIVSTLSGCGSEKIVSDKEKPVSNEAKTKTVTNLDGTKIEVPINVERVAALFGPSYEKLYILNAEDKIVAAGDFHKDGWPWSNVIYKKLNDIVGIENAHSDLNIEDLLKYDPQVVFYFPNPDAVGAINQSGMTAVPMASTGKFEDTKNVLNLYADILGGESVKIAQKYAKYFDEKVKMVTDITSKIPEEERPKAYFSNQEILWTAGKKSDLVELIELAGGNCVHKDIDGGSKNEISVEQLLDWNPDHIFVDHAGSSGNASAEDVIKEMLNDGRYQQINAVKNNNVHISPTGVFFWDSGQQKILMLMWMAKSLHPDKFADLDMSKELKYFYKEFYRYDLSDEETDKILKHLNP, encoded by the coding sequence ATGAAAAGATTTTTGAGTATGTTTCTAGCGGCAATTATGATTGTTAGTACACTTAGTGGATGTGGTAGTGAAAAAATTGTATCTGATAAAGAAAAGCCAGTTTCTAATGAAGCTAAGACTAAAACAGTTACTAATCTTGATGGCACTAAAATAGAAGTTCCTATTAATGTAGAACGAGTTGCAGCACTATTTGGACCTTCTTATGAAAAACTATATATTCTTAATGCAGAAGATAAGATTGTTGCAGCAGGAGACTTTCATAAAGATGGATGGCCATGGTCGAACGTTATTTATAAAAAGCTAAATGACATAGTTGGAATTGAAAATGCACATTCTGATTTAAACATTGAAGATTTACTGAAATATGATCCGCAAGTAGTATTTTATTTTCCAAATCCAGATGCTGTAGGAGCTATAAATCAATCAGGAATGACTGCTGTTCCAATGGCGTCTACAGGTAAATTTGAAGATACGAAAAATGTATTAAATTTATATGCGGATATTCTAGGTGGAGAGTCAGTAAAAATTGCTCAAAAATATGCAAAATATTTTGATGAAAAAGTTAAAATGGTTACTGATATTACTTCTAAAATTCCTGAAGAAGAAAGACCTAAAGCTTATTTTTCTAATCAAGAAATACTATGGACTGCAGGTAAAAAATCTGACTTGGTAGAGTTAATTGAACTTGCAGGAGGAAACTGCGTACACAAAGATATAGATGGTGGATCTAAAAATGAAATTTCTGTAGAGCAGTTACTAGACTGGAATCCTGATCATATTTTTGTTGACCATGCTGGTTCTTCGGGAAATGCAAGTGCAGAAGATGTTATTAAAGAAATGTTGAATGATGGTAGATACCAGCAAATTAATGCAGTAAAAAATAATAATGTACACATTTCTCCAACAGGAGTATTTTTCTGGGACTCTGGACAACAAAAAATTCTAATGCTAATGTGGATGGCAAAATCTTTACATCCTGATAAATTTGCAGACTTAGATATGTCAAAAGAGTTGAAATATTTTTACAAAGAGTTTTATCGTTATGACTTAAGTGATGAAGAGACAGATAAAATCTTAAAGCACTTAAATCCTTAA
- a CDS encoding class I SAM-dependent methyltransferase — MQSKEEKMKSYEFDEIATNVFGEAYPIIVRQAIEKTEISEGTCIDLGCGGGHLGIALAENTDANMKVYLYDIQQDAIDICNARIKEKRLESKVEAVRGNVESISLEDNSVDLVISRGSLWFWEDKVKAFKEIYRILKNGGKTYIGGGFGCKELREQINKEMLERNSETWKKGKIKKKADDTKNNILKILKSASIDRFEIVDDDSGYWIIISKEE, encoded by the coding sequence ATGCAAAGTAAAGAAGAGAAAATGAAATCATATGAATTTGATGAAATAGCTACTAATGTATTTGGAGAAGCATATCCTATAATAGTTAGACAAGCCATAGAAAAGACAGAAATTAGTGAGGGAACTTGTATAGACTTAGGGTGTGGAGGCGGACACTTAGGAATAGCATTAGCTGAAAATACAGATGCAAACATGAAAGTATATCTTTATGATATACAGCAAGATGCTATAGATATATGCAATGCTAGAATAAAAGAAAAAAGACTTGAAAGTAAAGTTGAAGCAGTAAGAGGGAATGTAGAATCTATATCACTAGAAGATAACTCAGTAGACTTAGTTATAAGTAGAGGTTCTCTTTGGTTCTGGGAAGATAAAGTTAAAGCTTTTAAAGAAATATATAGAATACTTAAAAATGGTGGAAAAACATATATAGGTGGAGGATTTGGATGTAAAGAATTAAGAGAACAAATAAATAAAGAAATGTTAGAGAGAAACTCAGAAACTTGGAAAAAAGGAAAAATAAAAAAGAAGGCTGATGATACTAAAAATAATATACTTAAAATCTTAAAAAGTGCAAGTATAGATAGGTTTGAAATAGTAGATGACGATAGTGGATACTGGATTATAATTTCAAAAGAGGAGTGA
- a CDS encoding ABC transporter substrate-binding protein — translation MKINPTDKIGDVLKKHTEAYEVFLANGFKASSVDKLIDSLGKDTMLQTVLKVKGINVDIFINMLNEKSEHNSIIETTGYELYDPRLPLNVLVQTPCPTRLLLKERLTELLKDHEEETGEKINCYVVDGCGSSFKHEDVWMEEDIDKLPDIIMSKGFDVFYNKEFIDKFIKTGKFENVLKSTNQEFSSINCLDDSYTLNTAMVDVMLVDEKRLGDIPKPKSWKDLLDPIYKDQIIASGRENIIAKGMILYLYKEFGEKAIEQFAHNVKDIYHNAKMVKIAGTNSSEGGSIYITSLTFAKTCEKNDVSIIWPEDGANISPLSILVKKDKVKKLDVVIDCLLNDYGKMCTSINAISLNPKIKNNTPDNANYKWLGWDYIKYNDIVKFREELQERFHKIWNNK, via the coding sequence ATGAAGATAAATCCTACAGATAAAATTGGGGATGTCTTAAAAAAACATACTGAAGCTTATGAAGTTTTTTTAGCAAATGGCTTTAAAGCTAGTTCGGTAGATAAACTAATAGACTCACTAGGAAAAGATACTATGCTACAAACAGTTTTAAAAGTAAAGGGCATAAATGTAGATATATTCATAAATATGCTAAATGAGAAATCAGAACATAATAGCATAATAGAAACTACAGGCTATGAACTATATGATCCTAGGTTACCGCTAAACGTTTTAGTACAAACACCATGTCCTACAAGATTACTTTTAAAGGAAAGGTTAACTGAACTATTAAAAGATCATGAAGAAGAAACAGGAGAAAAGATAAACTGTTATGTTGTAGATGGGTGTGGATCTTCATTTAAGCATGAAGATGTATGGATGGAAGAAGATATAGACAAGCTTCCGGATATAATAATGTCAAAAGGATTTGATGTATTTTACAATAAAGAATTTATAGATAAGTTTATTAAAACAGGTAAATTTGAAAATGTACTCAAAAGCACTAATCAAGAATTTTCAAGCATAAATTGCCTAGATGACAGCTATACACTAAATACCGCCATGGTGGACGTTATGCTAGTAGACGAAAAAAGATTAGGAGATATTCCAAAACCTAAATCATGGAAGGATCTGCTAGACCCTATATATAAAGATCAGATAATAGCATCTGGTAGAGAAAATATAATAGCTAAGGGTATGATTCTATATTTATATAAAGAATTTGGAGAAAAAGCTATAGAACAATTTGCACATAATGTGAAGGATATTTATCATAATGCTAAGATGGTGAAAATAGCAGGAACTAATAGTAGTGAAGGTGGTTCTATCTATATAACATCATTAACATTTGCTAAAACTTGTGAAAAAAATGATGTTTCAATAATATGGCCTGAGGATGGAGCTAATATAAGTCCACTTTCTATACTTGTAAAGAAAGATAAAGTTAAAAAACTGGATGTTGTAATAGACTGTTTATTAAATGATTATGGAAAAATGTGCACTAGTATAAATGCAATATCTTTAAACCCTAAGATAAAAAACAATACGCCTGATAACGCCAATTATAAATGGTTAGGATGGGATTATATAAAATATAATGATATTGTTAAGTTTAGAGAAGAACTGCAAGAGAGATTCCATAAGATATGGAACAATAAATAG
- a CDS encoding ATP-binding cassette domain-containing protein, producing the protein MESIKLLKIEDIFKKYTYAEDFFISLSINNIDSKLTLEELTLNIKDEILEDNGLTREQLVENFISFIEKMEELKKSSNNTIESITIIGGQDKFGNDENVVLELKVGDVVSIVGPTGSGKSRLLGDIECLAQNDTPTNRQVLLNGEIPDVSKRFSIENKLVAQLSQNMNFVMDLSVEEFVKLHAESRMIENIGEIVEEIVHCANELAGEKFNKSTPLTQLSGGQSRALMIADTALLSLSPIVLIDEIENAGIDRKNAIELLVKKEKIVLISTHDPVLALIGDKRIVIKNGGIHKVINSSNEEKRYIDTLEKIDKKMMDIRNHIRLGGIIDDNIVNF; encoded by the coding sequence ATGGAGAGCATAAAACTACTTAAAATTGAAGATATATTTAAAAAATATACTTATGCAGAAGATTTCTTTATATCTTTATCAATAAACAATATAGATAGCAAACTAACCTTAGAAGAATTAACACTAAATATAAAGGATGAAATACTAGAAGATAACGGACTCACTAGAGAACAATTAGTTGAAAATTTCATATCTTTCATAGAAAAAATGGAGGAATTAAAAAAATCATCTAATAATACTATAGAATCTATAACTATAATTGGTGGACAAGACAAATTTGGAAATGATGAAAACGTAGTATTAGAGTTAAAAGTAGGTGACGTAGTATCTATAGTAGGACCTACAGGATCAGGAAAAAGTAGACTACTTGGAGATATTGAATGTCTAGCTCAAAACGATACTCCTACTAATAGACAAGTTCTATTAAATGGAGAAATACCAGATGTAAGTAAGAGATTTTCTATAGAGAATAAATTAGTTGCTCAACTTTCGCAAAACATGAACTTTGTAATGGATCTTTCTGTAGAAGAATTTGTAAAGCTTCATGCAGAGAGTAGAATGATTGAAAATATAGGAGAAATCGTAGAAGAAATAGTCCACTGTGCAAATGAATTAGCAGGAGAAAAATTCAATAAAAGTACTCCTCTTACTCAGTTAAGCGGTGGTCAGTCTAGAGCACTTATGATTGCAGATACTGCACTTCTGAGTCTTTCACCAATAGTACTTATAGATGAAATAGAAAATGCAGGTATAGACAGGAAAAACGCTATAGAACTATTAGTTAAAAAAGAAAAGATAGTACTAATCTCAACACATGACCCAGTGTTAGCTCTTATAGGTGACAAAAGAATAGTTATAAAAAATGGAGGTATACATAAAGTTATAAATTCCTCTAATGAAGAAAAAAGATATATAGATACTTTAGAGAAAATAGATAAAAAGATGATGGACATAAGAAATCATATAAGACTAGGTGGAATAATAGATGATAATATAGTAAATTTTTAA